In Acidobacteriota bacterium, one DNA window encodes the following:
- a CDS encoding glycosyltransferase — MLVVLLKIVLALWVLRALNAALSLALVRSLAPASRRKDGSPLVSIVVPARDEERAIGAATRSKCLQDDPAFEVVVVDDRSSDGTREILRRLEAEFPGTLGVVDGVEPPPDWLGKPHALDAGAKVARATRPGDWLVFSDADVVFAPDLLARALAHAERNRLDFLTLLPQMDAHGFGERLMVPTIPAAAFCYLPGWLMNVPSARPFGGGGGVFNLIRRDLFDRIGGHVALKASVVDDIQLGRNARRAGGRTGIGLALDSISLRMYHGFAEISKGLEKNGFFGLLASLPLAVLSLGWVFFEGELPFAVLAGGALERAVGRGAAATPAFFTLEEISFSLFILLAILAVRGVLDLRLRLGLLSTALHPIWVACLTWIFAKSTFVNGVLHRNEWRGRVRDARTLRT, encoded by the coding sequence GTGCTCGTCGTTCTGCTGAAGATCGTCCTCGCGCTGTGGGTCCTTCGGGCCCTGAACGCAGCGCTGTCGCTCGCGCTCGTCCGGAGTCTCGCGCCCGCGTCGCGGCGAAAGGACGGGTCGCCGCTCGTTTCGATCGTCGTCCCCGCGCGGGACGAGGAGCGCGCGATTGGAGCCGCGACACGCAGCAAGTGCCTGCAGGACGACCCGGCGTTCGAGGTCGTCGTCGTGGACGACCGCTCGTCGGATGGAACGCGGGAGATCCTGCGGCGCCTCGAGGCGGAGTTCCCGGGGACGCTGGGCGTCGTGGACGGCGTCGAGCCGCCGCCCGACTGGCTCGGGAAGCCCCACGCGCTCGACGCGGGCGCGAAGGTCGCGCGGGCGACGCGGCCGGGCGACTGGCTCGTCTTCTCGGACGCGGACGTCGTCTTTGCGCCCGACCTCCTCGCCCGGGCGCTCGCGCACGCGGAGAGGAACCGCCTCGACTTCCTGACGCTCCTTCCGCAGATGGACGCTCACGGGTTCGGCGAGAGGCTCATGGTCCCGACGATCCCGGCGGCCGCGTTCTGCTACCTGCCGGGCTGGCTCATGAACGTCCCGTCCGCGCGGCCGTTTGGGGGCGGGGGAGGCGTCTTCAACCTCATCCGCCGGGACCTCTTCGACCGCATCGGCGGGCACGTGGCGCTGAAGGCGTCTGTCGTGGACGACATCCAGCTCGGCCGCAACGCGCGCCGGGCGGGCGGCCGCACGGGCATCGGCCTCGCGCTCGACTCGATCTCCCTGAGGATGTACCACGGCTTCGCGGAGATCTCGAAGGGTCTGGAGAAGAATGGCTTCTTCGGACTGCTCGCAAGCCTGCCACTGGCCGTCTTGTCGCTCGGGTGGGTTTTCTTTGAAGGTGAATTGCCCTTCGCCGTCCTCGCCGGCGGCGCGCTCGAGCGGGCCGTGGGACGCGGCGCCGCCGCGACCCCTGCCTTCTTTACGCTCGAAGAAATCTCTTTCTCCCTCTTCATCCTCCTTGCGATCCTCGCCGTCCGCGGCGTCCTGGACCTTCGCCTGCGCCTCGGGCTGCTGTCGACTGCCCTGCATCCGATCTGGGTGGCATGCCTGACGTGGATCTTCGCGAAGTCCACGTTCGTCAACGGTGTCCTGCATCGGAACGAGTGGCGGGGGAGGGTGCGGGACGCGCGGACGCTCCGCACCTGA